TGATAACATCTGTGATATTGGCAAAGGCATGCAATTCCTCTTTGGGAAAGGCTGTCTGCACAACATGATGCGAAAAAGATCCCTTGGGACCTAGATAGGCAATTTTCATCTCAGTTCCTCTATAATTTCCTCTGGGCTTAACTTGGTCACATCTAGAATCCGACTGGCTACTTCCTCATACCAAGCTTGTCTTTCATGGAAAATAGCTGCCAGTTCTTCCTTGCTTTTGTTAAGAAAAAGTGGACGCTGATTGTCCTTATCAGCTGCGATACGTTGGTAGAGGGTTTCAAAATCTGCTTTTAGGTAGATGTTATCAGGATTGGTTTTGAGCAAGTCACGATTTCTCTGAGAAATGACAACTCCTCCGCCAGTTGACACAACTCGGTCCGTTTTTAGTAAGTCAGCTAGGACTTCTGACTCTACTTGACGAAAGGCCACTTCTCCTTTTTCAGCGAAGAAATCCGCAATGGACATGCCCAAATGTTCCTCGATTAAGGCATCCATATCGATATAGTCTGGGTCCAAGCCTCTAGCGATTGTCGACTTGCCTGCCCCCATAAATCCAAGTAATACCTTAGCCATGAGTCATGCTCTCCAAATCATCAAAGAAGCTAGGATAGCTAGTGTTGATGGCTTCAGCACGGTCAAGTTCCACTTCTCCATCCGCAACCAAGAGGGCTGCAATGGCTGTCATCATTCCAATTCGATGGTCACCAAACGTATTGACTCTAGCGCCATGAAGGGCTGATTTCCCTTTGATAATCATCCCATCTGCTGTGGGGGTGATGTCCGCTCCCATGCTATTTAAGGCATCAGCCACCACCTGAATGCGGTCAGTTTCCTTGACCTTGAGTTCCTCAGCATCCTTAATGACTGTTACACCTTGCGCTTGTGTCGCTAAAAGGGCAATAATAGGTAATTCATCAATCAAGCGTGGAATCAAAGCTCCACCAATCTCTGTTCCTTTCAGGTCTGAAGATTCGACAGTCAGGGTTGCTGATTTAGCGACTGGATCGATTTCAGTTATTTCTAGTTTTCCACCCATGGCGCGAATGACATCAATAATACCAGTACGAGTTTCATTGATGCCCACATTCTGCAGCACTACACGAGAGTTTGGAACAATCAAACCTGCGACCAACCAAAAGGCTGCACTGGAAATATCTCCTGGAACAACTACCTTTTGTCCGGTCAGTCTTTGTGGTCCTTGGACTGTGATTTTCTTACCTTCCACACTTAAATGGCCACCAAATTGTTTTAGCATATCTTCGGTGTGGTTACGAGTACATTCTTTCTCGATAATAACGGACTCCCCCTGAGCCTGCAAGGCTGCAAATATCAAGGCGGACTTGACTTGAGCAGAGGCAATTGGCAACTCATAGTGAATAGGTGTTAGGTTTTTCATCCCTTTTAAGTGAAGAGGGGGCAGGTCTCGCTCTGTTTGCCCTGAAATGCTAACGCCCATTTTTTTCAGTGGAATCGTCACACGATCCATAGGACGTTTAGAAAGACTATCATCTCCAAACATCTCTACTTCAAAATCCGCACCAGCAAGGACACCTGAAATCAGGCGAATCGAGGTGCCAGAATTACCCATATCCAAGGCATTTTGCGGAGCTTTTAAGCCATCCATTCCAACACCTTTAATGGTAATAACCCCATCTTTGTCCTCAATTTCAACACCAAGGTCACGAAAAACCTGCATGGTTGAAAGTACATCCTCTCCACGCAAAATATCATAAACCTTAGTCTCGCCCTCAGCCAAACTTCCAAAAATAATCGAACGATGGCTAATAGACTTGTCACCTGGAACCCGGATACTGCCATGTAAGTGGCGAATGTTTGTTTTTAGTTTCATAGTTGACCTCATACTTGCAATACTTTTTCTTATTTTATCACAAAAAAGCCAGAAATTCCTGGAATTTCTGGCTTTTATACAGATAAAATACTATTTCAATAATTCTGAAACAGGTTCAAAGACAATTTTTTCAATGTCTGAAAGGTAAATGGACAATTGTTGCTGTTTGGCAAAGAAATCTGACAAAAGAGCGTTCTCTTGGATTTGCTTACTGAAAGACTGCATCTTTTCTTGGAAAGAGGCGTCTGGCATTTGTCCCGTTTGCGCCATGACTTGGATTTCTTGCTGGAAAGCGAGGTAGTCTGCAAAAATCTTGCTAGCTTGTTCATCAGCTTGGATAGCATCTTTGGCTGCCTTGACCGCCTTGTATTCTGGTAATTCGCGTAACCCGCGACTAAGTTCATTTGCACTATCGTAAATATTTGACATGATTTTCTCCTTATTTGATGACGACTGTGTAGTCCGTATTTTCTGTAATTAAGCGCTCAGCTCGTTCTAAATCTTGAGCATTTTTAAATGAAATTTGGAGAATCCCGTGAACATCCTCACGGTTTTCCTCGTTGATGTGGATATTAACCAAAGAAGTCCCACGAAGTAATTCCAAAATTCGCAAGATGACATCTTCTTCATCGGGAACATCGACATAGAGGTCGTAAGAGCTATCCACACCACCACGCTTATGTATTTCCATGGCCTGACGTTGCGCACGCGCTTGGTTGAAAAAGTTCCAGATTTGCTCTTCATCTCCCCTGCTGATGGCCTGACCAATCGCTTCCAAGCGTTCCTTGAAATCCGCAATTCGCTCTAGAATAGTCTCACGGTTAGACAAGAGAATAGAAGTCCACATACCTGGCTCGCTTTCCGCAATGCGAGTCATATCTCGAAATCCACCCGCCGCAAAGCGTCTTGCCATCTCATGTTCTTGAGCATAAACTGCTGTTTGTTCCATGAGACCTGATGCCAAGATATGGGGAAAATGGCTAATCTGTGAAGTTACTTGATCGTGCTCCTTGGCATCAATTTCAATGAAACGAGCATGGAGGCCTGAAAGTAGGTCCTTCATTTCTGAAAGGGTTTCTGGAGTGGTCAAGCTAGATGGAGTAAAGATATAGTAGGCATTTTCAAAGAGATTAACATCGGCAGAGGCAGCTCCTGTCTTGTGGCTACCAGCCATGGGATGAGCCCCGACAAAACGAATTGACTTGCCAGCCAAATATTCCTCCGCCACTTCCACAATGGCAGCCTTGGTTGAGCCTGCATCTGAGATAATGATGCCTTCCTTCAAGTCTAAGTTTGCCAGCTCCTTAATAAAAGCAATGGTCTGTTTGATTGGCAAGGTCAGAATGATAACATCTGCTAGAGGAGCGAAACTAGCAAAATCATCCGTCGCACGGTCTATCATCCCCCGCTCCAAGGCAATGTCTCTCGAAGCCTGACTGCGATTATAACCTAGAATTTCATAATCAGGATGATCACGCTTGATACCGAGCGCCATCGAAGCACCAATCAAACCGAGACCTACGATATAGATGGTTTTTGCCATAAGGACTCCTTAATAGTTCTTTGTATAGTCTCGGTGCTTGGCAACTGCCTCTTTTAATTCTTCAAGATTATCTGATGAGAATTTTTCAAGGATTTCTTGCGCCAGAACCGTTGCCACAACAGCTTCCATGACCACACCTGCTGCTGGAAGAGCGGTCGGATCACTTCTTTCAACAGTTGCCTTGTAAGGTTCGTGGGTTTCGATATCCACACTCATAAGTGGTTTGTAGAGAGTAGGAATAGGTTTCATGACGCCACGAACAACAATGGGTTGCCCATTGGTCATGCCACCTTCGAAACCACCTAGATTATTGGTACGGCGAGTATAGCCGTCTTCTTTAGACCAGAGAATTTCATCCATAACTTGGCTGCCTTTGCGGTAACCAGCTTCAAATCCGAGACCAAATTCCACCCCTTTAAAGGCATTGATAGAGACAACTGCTTGGGCCAATCGCGCATCTAATTTTCTGTCCCATTGGACATAAGAGCCAAGACCAACTGGAACGCCTCCGACGACTGTCTCCACAACCCCACCGATGGTATCACCGTCACGTTTGATTTGGTCAATATAGTCCTTGATTTCCTGTTCCCGCTCTTGGTTGACAATAGAAACTTCTGACTGGGCAGCTCGTTCCTTAATCTCAGCGACTGTTAGATTTTCAGGTACATCGATTTCCTTGCCACCAAAAACCACGACATGGTTAGCAATCTCCATATCTAGCTCAGCTAAGAGACGTTTGGCTACTGCCCCAACAGCAACTCGCATGGTGGTTTCACGAGCTGATGAACGTTCCAAAGAATTTCGCAAATCATCAAAACGGTATTTGATGCCCCCTACCAAATCGGCATGACCTGGGCGAGGATGGGTGATTTTCCGCTTGCTTTTCAGGCGGTCTTCAATGTCCTCAGCAGACATGATATCCAGCCATTTCTGGTGGTCTTTATTGATGACATCCATGGTAATGGGAGCCCCTGTCGTCTTCCCGTGACGAACGCCCGATGTAAAGACAACCTGATCACTCTCAATCTTCATACGACCACCACGACCGTAGCCACCCTGACGGCGTTTCAGATCCTCATTGATATCCTCAGCTGTCAAAGGAAGTCCAGCTGGAATTCCTTCAAGGATAGCCGTCAGACGGGGGCCGTGTGATTCTCCTGCAGTTAAATATCTCATACGTTCTCCTTATTTTACCAAGTAGTCTTTCATCTCTTCCAGAGAAACTGGGTGAATGCTCGCTGAACCAAGCTCTGGTACCAAGACCAATTTCAAGGTGTTGCCACGCGCTTTCTTGTCATGAGTAAGAGCCTGATAAAGCTTGTCAACATCCCAGTTTTCATAGTCAACAGGCAAGCCAAATTTCTGGCACATCTCTCTAATGGACTGGGTTATTCCTTCTGGCATAAGACCTTTTCCCTCAGCAACCTTGGAAATCTGAACCATGCCCATAGCCACAGCCTCACCATGCATGACCTTGCCGTAACCAGCTGTTGCTTCAAGGGCGTGGCCAATAGTGTGTCCAAAGTTGAGGTAAAGCCGAACACCGTTATCCAACTCATCCTCGACCACCATCTTGCGCTTCACCTGACAAGAATGTTCAATCAAAGTCTCCGCATGTTCCAGTATACTCTCAACAGAACCATCCAGGTCCGTTAAGAGAGCCCACAGTTCTGGATCCTCAATCAAGCCGTACTTGATAACCTCACCCATTCCTTCAATCAACTCTCTTTTTCCAAGCGTTTCAAGGACAAGCGGATCAATCAGAACCCCATCTGGTTGAGCAAAGGTACCCACCATATTTTTAGCAAAAGGAGTATTGACACCCGTCTTTCCACCGATAGAAGAATCAACCTGGGCAGTCAAACTAGTCGGAATCTGAACAAAGTGAATGCCCCGCATATAGGTAGAGGCTACAAAACCAGCCAGATCCCCAACAACACCTCCACCAAGAGCCACAATCCCATCGCTACGAGTCAACCCCTGCTTGACTAGAAATTCATAGACTTTCTGAACAGTTGTTAAATTTTTTCGTTCTTCGCCTTCTAAAAAGTCAAAAACAGCTACCTGAAAACCAGCATCTTCTAGGCTGAGTTTAACCTTCTCTGCATAGAGAGAAGCTACATGGTTGTCGGTTACAATAACCACTTTTTGAGGTTGCCAGAGTTCTCGCAACCATTGACCAGCCTGAGCTAGACAACCTTTTTCAATCTGAATATCATAAGGATGATGCGGAATATCGATTCTGATTTTCATAGTAGGGTCTCCTTTTCACTATTTATATTTTTCTGTTAAGGACTGCCAAATCTCGTCTGTCGGCATTTCTTTACCTGTCCACAGTTGAAAAGCTTCAGCAGCTTGATAGAGCAACATTCCCAGACCATTGACAGCTGGATTGCCCTGGCTTCTAGCCCATTTCAAAAATGGTGTCTCAAAAGGTTGGTAAATGATGTCTGCGACCAAGAGAGCCTCTGGCAAATTGATACTTTCTGGAACTGGCGACGACTGGCCATCCATCCCTACACTGGTCGCATTGACCAGTAAATCCGACTCAGCAATCCTTGATTGCAGTTCAGAAGTATCTTCTAAAGCGTACAAATTCACTTTAAAGCCCGTTCGCTCCTGCAACTTGTCTAGATAAGGTCTTGTTTTTTCCGTAGAAACTGAACGAACAAAGACCGAAATCTGACTGACGCCATCCAAAATAGCTTGCGCCAAAATTGATTTGGCCGCGCCCCCTGCTCCCAGAATGGTCATTTTCTTATCCGAGATTGTAAAAGAAGGCAAGCTCTTAAAGAATCCCTTGCCATCTGTATTATATCCAATTAAAGTGCCATTATGATTGACAACAGTATTGACCGCCCCAATCAAACGAACCTCATCACTCAACTCATCCAGATAAGGAATCACTTGCTCCTTGTAAGGCATAGACAGGTTGATCCCAAACATCTGGTAACGGCGAATATTGGCGACTGTTTCTGCCAAGTCACCCGCTTCAATCTCCCAAGCTACATAGGCACCATTAATAGCTGTCGCCTCAAAGGCCCTATTGTGAATGAAGGGTGAAATAGAGTGTTTGATGGGATTGGCAACAACTGCAGCTAAACGTGTATAGCCATCAAGCTTCATCCAAAATCTCCCTGATTTTCTTCATGTTTGATAGCGAAATCTGACCTGGGGCACTCGCTTCATCCAGACTAGCAAATGACCAACTTGAACCCGTCACATCTGAAGTGATACGGGATACCTTGCCCATTTTCCCCATGGAAATGGTCACGTACTCTTGCTCAGGATTGAGTGTCTTAAATCCTCGTGTGTAGTTCATCAGATCTAAAACATCCTGCTCCGTATGGGCCATAACTGATACCTTGACCACTTTGGGAGAGAGACTGGTTAACTCAGACAAAATTTCCATCATATTTTCAGGTGTCTCCTGGAAATTATGATAGCTCAAAACCAGATTTGGAAAATCCAACATTTCCTCAAAAACGTCCTTGTAGCTGAAATACTCAAAATCTACATAATCCGGCTGATAAAGCTGAGTAACTTCCTTGATGATTTGAACATACTCTTCTGAGGAAAGTTCGATTTCTCCTCCCTCAGCGCGAGTCCGAAGGGTAAAGACCAGTTCGCGTCCTGCAAATTTCTCAAAGATAGCGGGTGCTACCTGTAAAATAGCGTCCTTTGTAAGAAAGTCCGCACGCCACTCAATGATATCGGCATCTTCATACCTAGTAGCATCCAGTTCTTGCGCTTCTTCTAAACTTCTTGGCATCACTGAAACGATTAATTTCATCTACTAACCTTCATACTAATCACCTTGAGGTAATTACTGCTTTCATCTTTTTTATTATAGGCAAAGTCTGCTGGAAGACCATATTGGTTCAAGACCTGATACCTTCTTCCTGCAAAACCTTTATCAATTTGTTCTGTAAATTTCTGGCGGGAAACATTGGCAGCATTGGTACTGGCAATGATAATGCCTCCCGGATTTAAAATCTCTAGACTCTGGGAAATCAACTTGTGATAGTCCTTAGCTACAGAGAATGTTTGTTTTTTATTGCGGGCAAAGCTAGGCGGATCAAGAACAATCACATCATAGGATAAGCCTTTTCGCTTGGCATACTTGAAGTACTCAAAAACGTCCATGACAATAAAACGATGATTGTCCGTGCTAAGTCCATTTGCATGAAAATGGGCTTCTGACAGCTCTCTAGACCGTTTGGCCAAGTCGACAGAAGTCGTCTCACTCGCACCTCCCATAGCTGCAGCAACAGAAAAGGCAGCCGTATAGGAAAACATATTGAGCAAGGATTTGCCCATGGCTAGACCGTCAACCAGACTCCCACGAACCTCATGTTGGTCCAGGAAAATCCCTGTCATCAAACCATCATTCATAAAAACTTGATAGAGCACGCCATTCTCAAGAACAGTAAAATCATCTGGCGCTTCCTCACCATAAACATAGGCAGACTCGTAGTCTAGACCTTTAAAACGAATCTTTTCATAAGCACCCAAGACCTCAGGAAAAACTTCCTTAAAAGCCTTTACTATGAGCTCACGAATCTGGTAAACAAAGGAGTTGTACCAAGAAAAAACAGCATAATCTCCATAGAGATCAATAGTCAGACCCCCAAAACCATCCCCCTCTTGGTTAAAAAGGCGAAAAGCAGTGGTCAAGTCATCCTGATAATAAGGCTTTCTAGCTTCCTTGGCCTTACGAAACAGGATTTCAAAAAAGGCTTGATTGAAACCAACCTTTTCCTTGCTGACCAACCAGCCAATGCCCTTGTTCTGCTGAGAAAGATAGGCACTCCCTAAAAACTTCCCGTCTTGACTAAGAACTTCTACTGCCTGATCCGTCAGTTCAATATCTGTTAAATCACTTGCCTCCAAAAGAACTAGACCCTTAGCTAGCTTTTTTTCAACACGTCTGCTGACCCTAATTCTATTCATAGCTACTATTATAGCAAATTTTGTGACAATTCTCAAAAAAGAAACCGTTTAACCATTTGTACTTTAGTTTACTGAGTGTCATTTTTGTTCAAATAAGTATATGCCATTTACTTTCCCACCAAAACATCCTTTCCCTTATAATGGAAAGAGAGATTCTATTCGCTAAAAATAGACAAAAACAGAAATGAGTATAGAATCTTGCGCAAACGTTTGCCTAGTTCTAAACTTTATGGTAGAATAAAACACAACATTGATAAGCAAGAGGAAAAACAATGCAAAATCAGACACTTATGCAATACTTTGAATGGTATCTGCCTCACGACGGCCAACACTGGGCTCGACTGACAAATGACGCAGAGCACCTAGCAAACCTTGGTATCAGCCATGTCTGGATGCCACCTGCCTTCAAGGCAACCAACGAAAAAGATGTCGGCTATGGTGTTTACGATCTTTTTGACCTAGGCGAATTTCACCAAAAAGGGACTGTCCGTACCAAGTATGGGTTTAAAGAAGACTATCTTCAAGCCATTCAAACTCTAAAGGCACAGGGAATTCAACCTATGGCCGATGTGGTGCTCAATCACAAGGCTGCTGCCGATCACATGGAAGCCTTTCAGGTTATTGAAGTGGACCCTGAGGACCGTACCGTTCAACTAAGCGAGCCCTTTACTATCAATGGCTGGACTCACTTTACTTTCGATGGTCGCCAAGATACCTACAATAACTTCCACTGGCACTGGTACCACTTCACAGGTACAGACTACGATGCCAAGCGCCGTAAGTCTGGCATTTATCTGATCCAGGGAGACAATAAAGGTTGGGCCAACGAGGAATTGGTCGATAACGAAAACGGTAACTACGACTACCTCATGTATGCTGACCTAGACTTTAAGCATCCTGAAGTCATCCAAAACATCTATGACTGGGCTGACTGGTTCATGGAAACGACTGGTGTAGCTGGTTTCCGCTTGGATGCCGTTAAGCACATCGACTCCTTCTTTATGGGCAATTTCATCCGTGATATGAAGGAAAAATACGGTCAAGATTTCTATGTTTTTGGTGAATTTTGGAATCCAGACAAGGAAGCCAATCTAGACTATCTCGAGAAAACAGAAGAACGCTTTGATCTTGTCGATGTTCGTCTCCACCAGAACCTCTTTGAAGCCAGTCAAGCTGGAGCAAGTTACGACCTTCGTAACATTTTCACAGATAGCTTGGTTGAACTCAAGCCTGACAAAGCAGTCACTTTCGTTGACAACCATGATACCCAACGAGGACAAGCCCTTGAGTCTACTGTTGAAGAATGGTTCAAGCCAGCAGCCTATGCCCTCATTCTATTACGCCAAGATGGTCTTCCATGTGTCTTTTACGGAGACTATTACGGCATTTCAGGGCAATTTGCTCAACAAGATTTCAGAGAAGTTCTTGATCGTCTCCTAGCCATCCGAAAAGACAGGGCATATGGGGAGCAAACAGACTACTTTGACGATGCCAACTGTATCGGTTGGGTTCGTTCAGGTGCTGAACATCAATCTCCAATCGCTGTCCTCATCTCAAATGACCAAGAAAACAGCAAATCTATGTTTGTCGGGCAAGAATGGGCTGACCAAACCTTTGTTGACCTCCTTGAAAATCATCCAGCACAAGTTACAATCAACGCTGAAGGTTATGGAGAATTTCCAGTAGCAGCGGGTTCAGTCAGTGTTTGGGCAACAAAATAAACCTATCAGTTACAAGTCAAATCCAAGCGGATTTGGCTTTTTAAGTAGGCAAAAAGACCTACCCAAATGGATAGATCTTTATTGTCTTACAATTTACCTGCTACTGCATCCAAGAGTTCTTGAATTTTCGCTTGGTTGCTTCCTCCTGCCATAGCCATGTCTGGTTTACCACCACCACGTCCATCGACGATTGGAGCCAATTCTTTAACCAAGTTTCCTGCGTGTACATCTTTAGTCTTGCTTGCTACGAGGACATTGACCTTGTAACCAATAGCGGCAACTAGGACAAGCACATCAGAGTAGTCTTTTTGTTTCCAGTTATCCGCAAAGGTACGAAGGGCACTTGCATCTGATACAGAAACTTGGCTTGCAATGTAACGGTGTCCGTTGACTTCCTTCACATCCTTAAAGACATCACCTGCCGCTGCAGCTGCTGCTTTTTCCTTCAATTCTGCATTTTCTTTTTGCAATTGACGGAGTTGCTCTTGAAGGCCTTCAACCTTGTGAGGTACTTCCTTGAGTTGAGGTGCTTTAAGAGTTGATGCAACAGCTTTAAGAGCGTCTTCTTGTTCACGGTAGGCTTCAAAGGCTTCTTTACCAGTCACTGCCAAGATACGACGAGTTCCTGAACCAATCCCTTCTTCTTTGACAATCTTGAAGAGGCCAATTTCAGAAGTGTTGCCAACGTGGGTACCACCACAAAGCTCAATAGAGTAGTCACCGATGGTCACAACGCGGACTTCTTTACCATATTTCTCACCAAAGAGGGCCATAGCTCCCATTTCTTTAGCCGTGTCAATATCTGTCTCAACAGTTTCCACTGCGATGGCTTCCCAAATCTTCTCATTGACTTGCTGTTCAATGGCGCGCAACTCTTCAGGAGTCACAGCTTGGAAGTGAGTAAAGTCAAAGCGAAGAAATTCTACTTCGTTCAGAGATCCTGCTTGTGTCGCATGGTGGCCAAGGATATTGTGAAGAGCCGCATGGAGCAAGTGAGTCGCAGTGTGGTTTTTCATAACACGATGACGACGGTTGGTATCGATAGCCAAGGTGTATTCTTGGTTCAAAGCAAGTGGTGCAAGAACTTCAACAGTATGAAGAGCTTGTCCGTTTGGTGCTTTTTGCACATCCGTCACATTCGCTACGACATTTCCTTTAGCATCCAAGATTTGACCGTGGTCAGCTACTTGTCCACCCATTTCAGCGTAGAATGGTGTTTCCGCAAAGATGAGAGAGGCAGTTCCTTCAGAAACAGCTTCTACTTCTGCATTATCCGCTACGATAGCTACCAATTTAGAAGGCAATTGGCTGGCATTGTAGTTAAAGACACTTTCCACTGTGATGTTTTGAAGGGTCTCATTTTGCATGCCCATAGAGCCACCTTTGACAGCTGACGCACGCGCACGCTCTTGCTGTTCTTTCATGGCTGCTTCAAAACCTTCACGGTCTACCGTCATGCCAGCTTCTTCAGCGATTTCTGCTGTCAATTCAACTGGGAATCCATATGTATCGTAGAGTTTGAAGACATCTGAACCAGCGATAACGCTTTGTCCTTTCGCTTTCAAGTCAGATACAATGGTTTCTGCAAAGTGTTGACCTGAGTGAAGGGTACGAGCAAATGACTCTTCTTCGCTCTTAACGATTTTTTCGATAAAGTCCCGCTTTTCAAGCACTTCTGGGTAGTAGCTTTCCATGATTTTTCCAACAGTTGGAACGAGTTTGTAAAGGAAAGGCTCGTTGATGCCCAATTTTTGACCGTGCATAGAAGCACGACGGAGTAGACGACGAAGGACATAACCACGACCTTCATTTCCTGGAAGAGCACCATCACCGATGGCAAATGAAAGGGAACGGATGTGGTCAGCGATGACCTTGAAGCTCATGTTGTCGCCATCTTGGTCGTAGACCTTACCAGACAATTTCTCAACTTCACGAATGATTGGCATGAAGAGGTCAGTTTCAAAGTTTGTCTTAGCCCCTTGGATAACTGCCACCAAACGCTCCAAACCAGCGCCCGTATCAATATTCTTGTGTGGCAATTCCTTGTACTCACTACGAGGTACAGCAGGGTCTGCGTTAAATTGTGACAAAACGATGTTCCAGATTTCGATGTAACGGTCGTTTTCGATATCTTCTGCAAGAAGGCGAATACCTATATTTTCTGG
The sequence above is a segment of the Streptococcus oralis ATCC 35037 genome. Coding sequences within it:
- the alaS gene encoding alanine--tRNA ligase, which gives rise to MKQLSSAQVRQMWLDFWASKGHSVEPSVSLVPVNDPTLLWINSGVATLKKYFDGTIIPENPRITNAQKAIRTNDIENVGKTARHHTMFEMLGNFSIGDYFRDEAITWAYELLTSPEWFDFPAEKLYMTYYPEDKDSYNRWIEVGVDPSHLIPIEDNFWEIGAGPSGPDTEIFFDRGEAFDPENIGIRLLAEDIENDRYIEIWNIVLSQFNADPAVPRSEYKELPHKNIDTGAGLERLVAVIQGAKTNFETDLFMPIIREVEKLSGKVYDQDGDNMSFKVIADHIRSLSFAIGDGALPGNEGRGYVLRRLLRRASMHGQKLGINEPFLYKLVPTVGKIMESYYPEVLEKRDFIEKIVKSEEESFARTLHSGQHFAETIVSDLKAKGQSVIAGSDVFKLYDTYGFPVELTAEIAEEAGMTVDREGFEAAMKEQQERARASAVKGGSMGMQNETLQNITVESVFNYNASQLPSKLVAIVADNAEVEAVSEGTASLIFAETPFYAEMGGQVADHGQILDAKGNVVANVTDVQKAPNGQALHTVEVLAPLALNQEYTLAIDTNRRHRVMKNHTATHLLHAALHNILGHHATQAGSLNEVEFLRFDFTHFQAVTPEELRAIEQQVNEKIWEAIAVETVETDIDTAKEMGAMALFGEKYGKEVRVVTIGDYSIELCGGTHVGNTSEIGLFKIVKEEGIGSGTRRILAVTGKEAFEAYREQEDALKAVASTLKAPQLKEVPHKVEGLQEQLRQLQKENAELKEKAAAAAAGDVFKDVKEVNGHRYIASQVSVSDASALRTFADNWKQKDYSDVLVLVAAIGYKVNVLVASKTKDVHAGNLVKELAPIVDGRGGGKPDMAMAGGSNQAKIQELLDAVAGKL